In a genomic window of Rhodovulum sp. P5:
- a CDS encoding putative PEP-binding protein, which produces MQKHADIVDFVEITAEEHISVAHHGMRAKCLQRLVRLDLPVPRTVALSFDAVRRIGLGERVDARDLLSLFGPAPLVSVRPSSENTEWGGPASILNIGMNDARHAQLCETHGQAAADAVYLRFIQSFAVHVARLDPDMFEEDDATPESVRAALDAYAEETDEAFPQDPATQLLEVLRSMARAWGATTARLLRQARGAPADAGLGLLVQDMALGFGTGESGSGVIQFVDGATGQRKIIGRYLSQSQGRDALNRRDGSLYLIHDDRGEALEDRLPDLIARLKRVGDTCRINLREEMQVDFTLQAGELKILDAVRVPRTARGAVRIAVMLADEGIIPREEALTRIEPRAVSELLHRQVDPSGPRNVIAHGIAASPGAATGRLVFGSAAAQASAARGEPCILVRRETTPEDIRGMHAAAAVMTERGGMTSHAAVIARGLGVPCVVGVSDIRLVRRDGVLITADGRKLHEGDIVTIDGTSGQVILGPVKMLEPALDDAFKALMNWAEDACDIGVRANADTPADAQTARRFGADGIGLCRTEHMFFEEDRLTVMHEMIFAAGPDDRAAVLERLLPMQRDDFHRLFEIMQGLPVCIRLFDPPLHEFLPQSREGVRELAEALGLPVSDVNRRVQALSEFNPMLGMRGVRLGIAVPEIYDMQVRAIFEATIESSRNGAPVVPEIMIPLVSAMREVELVKTRIDSLAAAVRTERGVDFDYRLGVMVETPRAALRAHEIAQYAAFLSFGTNDLTQMTYGLSRDDAGRFMGSYVKQGVFAEDPFHILDTDGVGELLLMGAERGRQARPDVVLSICGEHGGNSESIDFCRRAGFDYVSCSPFRVPVARLAAAQLALGAPRLSE; this is translated from the coding sequence GTGCAGAAACACGCAGACATCGTCGATTTCGTGGAAATCACGGCAGAAGAGCACATTTCTGTCGCGCATCATGGCATGCGCGCGAAATGCCTTCAGCGGCTTGTCCGGCTGGATCTGCCGGTGCCGCGAACCGTTGCGCTGTCTTTCGACGCCGTGCGACGCATCGGTCTGGGGGAACGGGTGGATGCCCGGGACCTTCTGTCGCTTTTCGGCCCGGCGCCGCTGGTGTCGGTCCGGCCGAGTTCGGAAAACACCGAATGGGGTGGGCCGGCCTCGATCCTGAATATCGGGATGAACGACGCGCGGCACGCGCAGCTTTGCGAAACCCATGGCCAGGCGGCCGCCGATGCGGTCTATCTGCGGTTCATCCAGTCCTTCGCGGTGCATGTCGCGCGGCTTGACCCGGACATGTTCGAAGAGGACGACGCCACGCCAGAGTCGGTAAGGGCCGCGCTTGACGCCTATGCCGAGGAGACCGACGAGGCGTTTCCCCAGGACCCCGCGACCCAGCTTCTGGAAGTGCTGCGCTCCATGGCGCGGGCATGGGGGGCGACGACGGCGCGGTTGCTGCGGCAGGCCCGCGGCGCACCGGCCGATGCAGGTCTTGGCCTTCTGGTGCAGGACATGGCGCTTGGCTTCGGCACCGGTGAAAGCGGGTCGGGCGTCATCCAGTTCGTCGATGGGGCGACCGGCCAGCGCAAGATCATCGGGCGTTATCTGTCGCAAAGCCAGGGGCGCGATGCCCTCAACCGGCGCGACGGGTCGCTCTACCTGATCCATGACGACCGGGGCGAGGCGCTGGAAGACCGCCTGCCCGATCTGATCGCCCGGCTTAAACGGGTGGGCGATACCTGCCGGATCAACCTGCGCGAAGAGATGCAGGTCGATTTCACGTTGCAGGCGGGAGAGTTGAAGATCCTCGATGCAGTCCGCGTGCCGCGCACGGCCCGGGGTGCGGTGCGGATTGCCGTGATGCTGGCCGATGAGGGGATCATTCCCCGCGAAGAGGCGCTGACCCGGATCGAACCGCGCGCCGTCAGCGAACTGTTGCACCGACAGGTCGATCCCAGTGGCCCGCGCAACGTGATTGCCCACGGTATCGCAGCCAGTCCGGGCGCGGCCACCGGGCGGCTGGTGTTCGGGTCGGCGGCAGCCCAAGCCAGCGCCGCGCGGGGGGAGCCTTGCATCCTTGTCCGCCGCGAAACCACGCCCGAGGACATCCGGGGCATGCATGCCGCGGCCGCGGTGATGACCGAACGCGGCGGCATGACCAGCCACGCGGCGGTGATTGCACGGGGCCTTGGGGTGCCCTGCGTGGTCGGCGTGTCCGACATCCGGCTGGTGCGTCGCGACGGGGTGTTGATCACCGCGGACGGGCGCAAGCTGCATGAGGGCGATATCGTCACCATCGACGGGACATCGGGTCAGGTCATCCTTGGCCCCGTGAAGATGCTGGAACCGGCGCTGGACGATGCGTTCAAGGCGCTGATGAACTGGGCGGAGGACGCCTGCGATATCGGCGTGCGCGCCAATGCCGACACGCCCGCCGATGCCCAGACCGCGCGCAGATTTGGCGCCGACGGGATCGGGCTGTGCCGGACAGAGCACATGTTCTTCGAGGAAGATCGCCTGACCGTCATGCACGAGATGATCTTTGCCGCCGGCCCCGACGACAGGGCCGCGGTGCTGGAACGTCTGTTGCCGATGCAGCGGGACGACTTCCACCGGCTGTTCGAGATCATGCAGGGCCTGCCCGTGTGCATCCGCCTGTTCGACCCGCCGCTACACGAGTTCCTGCCCCAGTCGCGCGAAGGCGTGCGCGAACTGGCCGAGGCGCTGGGCCTGCCCGTGTCCGATGTGAACCGCCGGGTGCAGGCCCTGTCTGAATTCAACCCGATGCTGGGGATGCGCGGTGTCCGGCTGGGGATCGCGGTGCCCGAGATCTATGACATGCAGGTGCGCGCGATTTTCGAGGCGACCATCGAAAGCAGCCGCAATGGCGCCCCGGTGGTGCCCGAGATCATGATCCCGCTCGTCTCAGCCATGCGGGAGGTCGAACTGGTCAAGACGCGGATCGACTCGCTGGCCGCGGCGGTGCGCACCGAACGGGGCGTCGATTTCGACTATCGCCTTGGCGTGATGGTGGAAACACCCCGCGCGGCCCTGCGCGCCCATGAAATCGCCCAGTATGCAGCGTTTCTGAGTTTCGGAACGAACGACCTGACGCAGATGACCTATGGCCTGTCGCGTGACGATGCAGGGCGGTTCATGGGCTCTTACGTAAAGCAGGGCGTTTTTGCGGAAGACCCGTTCCACATCCTTGATACCGATGGGGTTGGTGAATTGCTGTTGATGGGGGCCGAACGCGGACGGCAGGCGCGCCCCGATGTCGTCCTGTCGATCTGCGGAGAGCATGGCGGCAATTCCGAGTCGATCGATTTCTGCCGCAGGGCGGGATTCGACTATGTGTCCTGCTCTCCGTTTCGTGTGCCGGTTGCGCGGCTGGCCGCTGCTCAACTGGCGTTGGGGGCGCCGCGGCTCTCGGAATGA
- the glyS gene encoding glycine--tRNA ligase subunit beta, whose product MPDLLIELFSEEIPARMQAGARDALKKRVTDGLVEAGLTYGGAQAFSTPRRLVLAIEGLSARSPDLKEERKGPRVDAPEKALSGFLRSTGLTKDQLQARDDKKGQVWFAVIEKPGRPAADIVAEVLEGVIRNFPWPKSMRWGEGSLRWVRPLHSILCILSDEAGAEVVDMDVDGIRSGDVTHGHRFMAPGPIRVTGFEDYAARLKAAKVMLDQDERAEHIWHAATNEAFASGLEVMEDKGLLTEVAGLVEWPVVLMGRIKDDFLHLPPEVLQTSMKEHQKFFSVRDPKSGRIVRFITVANRETPDDGETILKGNAKVLSARLSDAAFFWENDLRVARAGMEEWREALTHVTFQSELGSQADRIARIAALASEIAPMVGADPERAEQAARVAKLDLASEMVYEFPELQGTMGRYYAEAAGLPPEVAAACEMHYKPLGPSDEVPTAPVSVAVALADKLDTLTGFWSIDEKPTGSKDPFALRRAALGVIRLVLTNRIRLSLDKLNDAQILRHQIETHGEEEKALRDDLLSLIASHGVFGAAVRTVLDRIDGDGPKWLNKITDHEPDVSDDLRAFLHDRLKVHLREQGIRQDVIDACLAMPNNCDLTLLVARAEALNTVLKTEDGENLVQGFKRANNILTQAEEKDGVEYRFGADPKFAEDPAETALFAALDTAKAAIDPALKAEDFTAAMAAMAALRAPIDAFFEAVQVNADNDIVRRNRLNLLHMIRETCLSVADLNRIEG is encoded by the coding sequence ATGCCCGACCTGCTGATTGAACTCTTTTCCGAGGAAATCCCGGCGCGCATGCAGGCGGGCGCCCGCGACGCGCTGAAGAAACGCGTGACCGATGGCCTGGTCGAGGCCGGGCTGACCTATGGCGGGGCGCAGGCTTTCTCTACTCCGCGCCGATTGGTCTTGGCGATCGAGGGCCTGTCGGCGCGCAGCCCGGACCTTAAAGAGGAACGCAAGGGCCCCCGGGTCGATGCGCCCGAAAAGGCGCTGTCGGGATTCCTGCGGTCCACCGGTCTGACAAAGGACCAATTGCAGGCGCGCGACGACAAAAAGGGGCAGGTCTGGTTCGCGGTGATCGAGAAGCCGGGGCGCCCCGCGGCGGACATCGTGGCCGAGGTGCTGGAAGGCGTGATCCGCAACTTCCCATGGCCCAAGTCGATGCGCTGGGGCGAGGGGAGCTTGCGCTGGGTGCGGCCGCTACATTCCATCCTGTGCATCCTCAGCGATGAGGCCGGGGCCGAGGTCGTGGACATGGATGTCGACGGCATCCGGTCGGGCGATGTGACCCACGGCCACCGGTTCATGGCGCCCGGGCCGATCAGGGTGACGGGGTTCGAGGACTATGCCGCCCGTCTGAAGGCGGCCAAGGTCATGCTGGATCAGGACGAACGGGCCGAACATATCTGGCACGCGGCCACCAACGAGGCCTTTGCCAGCGGGCTTGAGGTCATGGAGGACAAGGGCCTGCTGACCGAGGTTGCCGGGCTGGTGGAATGGCCGGTGGTTCTGATGGGCCGGATCAAGGACGACTTTCTGCACCTGCCGCCCGAGGTCTTGCAGACCTCGATGAAGGAGCATCAGAAGTTCTTCTCGGTCCGCGATCCGAAATCGGGGCGGATCGTGCGCTTCATCACCGTGGCCAACCGCGAGACGCCCGATGATGGCGAGACCATCCTGAAGGGCAATGCCAAGGTGCTGTCCGCGCGGCTGTCGGATGCGGCGTTCTTCTGGGAAAACGACCTGCGCGTCGCCCGCGCCGGGATGGAGGAATGGCGCGAGGCGCTGACCCATGTGACCTTCCAGAGCGAACTGGGCAGCCAGGCTGACCGGATCGCCCGCATCGCTGCGCTGGCGTCCGAGATTGCGCCGATGGTGGGCGCCGATCCCGAACGCGCCGAACAGGCGGCGCGGGTGGCCAAGCTCGATCTGGCGTCCGAAATGGTCTACGAGTTCCCGGAATTGCAGGGCACGATGGGCCGGTACTATGCCGAGGCCGCCGGGCTGCCGCCCGAGGTCGCCGCGGCCTGCGAGATGCATTACAAGCCGCTGGGGCCAAGTGACGAGGTGCCCACCGCGCCGGTGTCGGTCGCGGTCGCACTGGCCGACAAGCTGGACACGCTGACCGGCTTCTGGTCGATCGACGAGAAACCCACCGGTTCGAAAGACCCGTTCGCGCTGCGCCGCGCGGCGCTGGGGGTGATCCGGCTGGTGCTGACCAACCGGATCAGGCTGAGCCTTGATAAGCTCAACGACGCGCAGATACTGCGCCACCAGATCGAGACCCATGGCGAGGAGGAGAAGGCGCTTCGCGACGATCTGCTGAGCCTGATCGCCAGTCACGGGGTATTTGGCGCGGCGGTCCGCACCGTGCTTGACCGGATCGACGGGGACGGGCCGAAATGGCTGAACAAGATCACCGACCACGAACCGGATGTCAGTGACGACCTGCGGGCCTTCCTGCACGACCGGCTGAAGGTGCACCTGCGCGAACAGGGCATCCGCCAAGACGTGATCGATGCCTGCCTTGCCATGCCGAACAATTGCGACCTGACCCTGCTGGTGGCGCGGGCCGAGGCGCTGAATACGGTCTTGAAGACCGAAGACGGCGAAAACCTGGTTCAGGGGTTCAAGCGGGCCAACAACATCCTGACCCAGGCGGAGGAAAAGGACGGGGTCGAATACCGCTTTGGCGCAGATCCGAAATTCGCCGAGGACCCGGCAGAGACGGCGCTTTTTGCGGCGCTCGACACCGCGAAGGCGGCCATCGATCCGGCGCTGAAGGCCGAGGACTTCACCGCGGCGATGGCGGCGATGGCGGCGTTGCGGGCACCCATCGACGCGTTTTTCGAGGCGGTGCAGGTGAACGCGGACAACGATATCGTGCGGCGAAACCGGCTGAACCTTTTGCACATGATCCGGGAAACCTGCCTTTCGGTGGCCGATCTGAACCGTATCGAAGGATAA
- a CDS encoding glycine--tRNA ligase subunit alpha translates to MTDGKPASFQDIILRLQAYWAGKGCAILQPYDMEVGAGTFHPATTLRSLGSKPWAAAYVQPSRRPTDGRYGENPNRLQHYYQYQVLIKPSPPDLQELYLGSLAAIGIDFDYHDIRFVEDDWESPTLGAWGLGWEVWCDGMEVSQFTYFQQVGGHDCHPVSGELTYGLERLAMYVLGIDHVMDMPYNNPQTPIALSYGDVFRQTEEEYSRWNFDVADTEKLFHFFEVAEAECVRILDHPQKDPRTGKRIIMVHPAYDQCIKASHFFNLLDARGVISVTERQAYIGRVRALAKRCADAFVETDAGGWTPAAEGV, encoded by the coding sequence ATGACGGACGGTAAACCGGCGAGTTTTCAGGACATCATCCTGAGGCTTCAGGCCTACTGGGCCGGAAAGGGCTGTGCGATTCTACAGCCCTATGACATGGAGGTGGGGGCAGGCACCTTTCACCCGGCGACCACCCTGCGCTCGCTCGGCTCCAAACCCTGGGCCGCGGCCTATGTGCAGCCCTCGCGCCGGCCGACCGACGGGCGCTATGGCGAGAACCCCAACCGGTTGCAGCACTATTACCAGTATCAGGTGCTGATCAAACCCAGCCCGCCGGACTTGCAGGAGCTTTACCTCGGTTCGCTTGCCGCCATCGGGATCGACTTCGATTATCACGACATCCGCTTTGTCGAGGATGACTGGGAAAGCCCGACGCTCGGCGCCTGGGGCCTGGGCTGGGAGGTCTGGTGCGACGGCATGGAGGTCAGCCAGTTCACCTATTTCCAGCAGGTCGGCGGTCATGACTGCCACCCGGTGTCGGGAGAGTTGACCTACGGTCTGGAACGGCTGGCGATGTATGTCCTTGGCATCGACCATGTCATGGACATGCCCTACAACAACCCGCAGACGCCGATTGCGCTCAGCTATGGCGACGTGTTCCGCCAGACCGAGGAGGAATACTCCCGCTGGAATTTCGACGTCGCCGATACCGAGAAGCTGTTCCACTTCTTCGAGGTGGCAGAGGCCGAATGCGTCCGCATCCTCGACCATCCGCAAAAGGACCCGCGGACGGGCAAGCGCATCATCATGGTGCACCCGGCCTATGACCAGTGCATCAAGGCCAGCCATTTCTTCAACCTGCTGGACGCGCGCGGTGTGATTTCCGTGACCGAACGGCAAGCCTATATCGGGCGGGTGCGCGCGCTGGCCAAGCGGTGTGCCGATGCCTTCGTCGAAACCGATGCCGGGGGCTGGACCCCCGCGGCCGAGGGGGTTTGA